In the genome of Nitrospinota bacterium, the window TCGCGGTCCGTGGCCTTTCGAGAAGGTGTCGGGGTGCTGCAGGCAGCCTTGGCTGGCGACTCCGACTACCCGGACTTGCGTTAATGTTGCTAGATACAGTTTCGATTGCTGATAAGGCATCGTAGCCCCCTAAAAATTGTCCAGGGTGCCGGTCGTATCGCCTTTCTTACTGGTGAAAACCCGATCCGCCTTCTTCCGCGTCGTCTGCACCTCCTCGTCGTGGGTCTCGGCCGGGGGCGCCTCTACGCCGAGCGACGCCTCGCCGCGGGCAAGCGCCTTGAGCAACTTTGTGGCGTCCTCGTAGCGCTTCGTGCGGACGGGGGCGTCGAGGTCTCGCCTCGAGTAGAGGTTGTAGATTGCGACATCCACCGATAGCTTGCGGATCAGGCCGGGTACTGGGCTAAGCGGCACCGTGTAGCGCTCCTGAAGGTGAGAGTTGACCTCGTCGTCGGCGTCCGCGATGGCTCTGGCGACGACGTTTGAGTCCACCTGGCCCGCGCCGGAGTCGTCGGTCAGCTGGATAAGCTCGCTCTCAGAGAGCTGGTCCTCAATGTCCGACTGGGTAATATAGGCCAAGGGTTAATCCTCCTTCAGCTCGCCCAATCGTTTCTCGGCGGCTCTAATGACCGTCCGGCGCCGACGGGTTGAGCTCTCCCAATCGAGAACGGCCTGCACGGCGACAGCATCCTCCAGGCCCTCGATGTGCTCTCTCAGCTCCCTTGCCCCAGTGGCCCATGTGGGCCCTTCTTGCTCCTCGACCTCTTCGACGACGAGCCAGGGGTCGTTCAGGATGGCTTCGGTCATCTCCTGCTCGGCAAGGAGGACCGGCTCGGGCGTGAAGGCCCTGCCGCTTCGCCGGTAGAGGCCACTGGGGTGGCTGGCTCTGAGAGAGGTTTTATACGCGCGATTCACGATTGCAATCTCCCTATAAGCCTTATACGAAGGTAGTCAGCACGGCGTTTTGCCACAGGCCGTAGCCGACGTTGTAGCGGGCTTCGGCGCCGAAAAACATGTGCTTTCGCATGAAGCGCGCGTAGTCGACGTCCTCGCCCTCCCTGACGCCAACCTGGAGGAGCTTGACGGCCTCTCGCATCTGGAAGATGAAGGGCTTAAGGAAGGTATCGGTCTTGAAGAGATACCACTTGGCCCCGGCCGTCAGGTGCGGGTTGACGATCAGGTCGGCCGCATCGCTGAGGATGTTGGTCTCGCCACCGCTCAAGGTATCTTGCTTGAGCGTCTTCTCCGCCACGCCCCACAGCG includes:
- a CDS encoding DUF1320 domain-containing protein; protein product: MAYITQSDIEDQLSESELIQLTDDSGAGQVDSNVVARAIADADDEVNSHLQERYTVPLSPVPGLIRKLSVDVAIYNLYSRRDLDAPVRTKRYEDATKLLKALARGEASLGVEAPPAETHDEEVQTTRKKADRVFTSKKGDTTGTLDNF